ATTCTGCGTCTGTTGCAGGACGCGCAGATTCAGGGGCGCATTCTGCTCGACGGCGTGGATCTCGCGTCGGTGAGCGAGCGCGAAATGCGCGGGCTGCGCGGCAACGACGTCGCCATGATCTTCCAGGAACCGATGACGGCGCTCAATCCGCTCTATCCGGTCGGTGAGCAGATTGCCGAAGCGCTGGAGCTGCACGAAGGGCTGTCCAAGAAGGACGCCAGGTCGCGTGCCATCGAACTGCTGCGCCGCACGGGCATTCCCGAGCCGGAGCGTCGCGTGTCGCATTTCCCGCATGAGCTCTCGGGTGGTCAGCGCCAGCGGGCCATGATCGCGATGGCGCTTGCCTGTCGTCCCAAGCTGTTGCTGGCGGACGAGCCGACCACGGCGCTCGACGTCACCATCCGCGCGCAGATCATCGAATTGCTACTGGAGTTGCAGCGCGATGCCGCCGAGAAGCGCGGCATGGCGGTGCTGCTCATCACCCACGATCTGAATCTGGTGCGCCGCTTCGCGCAGCGTGTGGCGGTGATGGAGAAGGGCGTGCTGGTCGAGTGCGCCGACACGGAGACGCTGTTCACGAATCCGCAGCATCCGTATACGCGCAAGCTCATCGACAGCCGTCCGCAGCGGGAGATTCATCCGGTGCTCCCGATCGCGCCGGTGTTGCTCGAAGGGCGGGGCGTGACGGTGGACTATGCGACGGCGCAGCCGGGCGTGCGCGGCTGGTTCCGGCGCGGTCGATTCCGGGCAGTGCATCCGGTCGATTTGTCGCTGCGTCAGGGCGAGACGCTCGGGGTGGTCGGCGAGTCGGGGTCGGGCAAGACGACGCTGGCGATGGCCATGCTCGGACTTCAGCACACGAGCGCGGGGCAGATCGAGTTCCAGGGCGAGCCGCTGGCGTCGTATCGCGGCACGAAACAGCGCACCTTGCGCTCACGCATGCAGATCGTGTTTCAGGACCCGTTCGGCTCGTTGTCGCCGCGCATGACGATCGAGGAAATCGTGGGCGAAGGGTTGGCGTTACATCGCCCGCAGATGAGCGAAGACGAGCGGCGGGCCAAGGTGGCGGAAACGCTGCGCGAAGTCGGCATCGACGCGCGCGCCATGTCGCGCTACCCGCACGAGTTTTCCGGTGGTCAACGGCAACGGATTGCCATTGCCCGCGCGCTTATCGTCGATCCGCAAATTCTCGTGCTCGATGAGCCAACGAGCGCGCTCGACGTGTCGATTCAGCAGCAGGTACTCCATCTGCTGGCCCAATTGCAGATCAAGTACAACCTGAGTTACCTCTTCATCAGCCACGATCTGGCGGTCATGCGGGCGATGGCGCACCGGGTTCTGGTGTTCAAGGACGGCCATCTGGTGGAGCAGGGCGATACGGAATCGGTATTTTTTGACCCGCAGAACGCCTACACCCGGGAGCTGGTTGCGGCGGCCATGCTGTAGGTCCGTGTCATTGCCGTGAAACGTCACATAACGTCGCAGAACATCGGCTAAATCGCAAACGCTTGATTGTTAATGAAAATTTCCTGATTGCGCTGATTGTTTTTTTCTATTACCTTTTGACATCATGTGACGTTCACATTACTATCGCGTACCAATTAAGTTGATTATTCAACGAGTTAACCGGTCTCGTCAGAGGTCGGTTCATGCAACAAGTTCGGCGGTGGGTCAGCCGGGCGTGACTCGAAGGTTTTCAACACAGCAGCATTCTGTTGCAACTGACGAGCTACTTATCGGCCATCCGACTCAACCAACCCGGCAACCAATGCAGACGAAACCTCCGCGCACCCGCAAGACACTCCTTCTCGCGTTCACTGCCGCTGGCCTCGTCACCGCCTCGTTGACGGCGAAGGCTGACGACTACAACAATGGCCCGACCGCCGCAGCCCGCGCTGCCGCAGCGGCCATTCAAGCCAGCAACGCTTCCCCGAACACCGCAAACGTTACCACCGTGCCCACCGACGCTGCTCAGCCGGTCGTCGAAGAGTCGCGTGTGCAACGTGCGCAGAAGCTGCTGTCGAATGTGACGGACAAGGCGTCGGACGTCGTGCTTGGCGCGCTGAACTACATCGGCGTTCGTTACAAGTACGGTGGCAACACGCCGGACAGCGGTCTGGATTGCAGCGGCTTCGTGCGCTATGTGTTCCAGGACACGCTCAATTTCATGCTGCCGCGCCGCTCGGAAGAAATGAGCCAGGTGGGCGAGCGCATTGCCAAGACCGATTTGAAGCCGGGCGATCTGGTGTTCTTCAACACCATGCGTCGCAGCTTCTCTCACGTCGGTATCTATATTGGCGGCGACAAGTTCGTGCACGCCCCGGCAACGGGCGGCAAGATCCGCGTGGAAGACCTGCGCGAATCGTACTGGTCGGCCCGCTACAACGGCGCTCGCCGTGTCGAGACGCTCAAGGCCAGCGCCGAACTCACGCGCGTCGAGCAGCTCTTCAAGAACGACCACCCGATGTAAGTCGTCGATTCCCGCGAACAGCGCGGGGTTCGACGCAACTGAAAATGCCGCCCATAGGGCGGCATTTTTTATTGGGCGCGAGCAGCGGGCGCGTTGCGCCGGGCGTCATATGCCTTCAGGAGGCGACGTTTCGCCGTGCGGGTGGCGCGCGCCGCCGATCCGACCGACGGGCGGCGCATCGTGCTTAGCGTAAGGCCTGCGGCATGCCTTTAGGCGCTTCCGACTGGGCGTCGGCCAGTTTGCGCTGGATCTCCGGCCACATCCTGGCGACGGCTTCCTCGCCCGCCAGAATCGCCCGGTTGCGCCCCTGGAAGTCCGAAGCCGCCATCTTCGCCAGCGACGGACGAATGACGACGTCCGCATTCTTCTCCAACTCGTATTGCTTGGTCGACTGTCCCATGATCGTAAACGTCTGCGTCAGGATGTCGAACTGGCCTTGCGTGGCCTGCGCCGTCGGATTGGCCGAGATGTCGACGGCAATGACAAAGTCCGCCCCCATCTGACGCGCATACTCCGCCGGTACCGGCGCAACGAGCCCGCCGTCGACGTAATCGCGGTTGCCGATATGCACCGGCTCGAATACGCCCGGCACGCTGCTCGACGCACGCACCGCTTGCCCGGTGTTGCCGCGACGGAACAGAATCGGCGCGCCGCTCTGCAAATCCGTGGCGACGATGCCCAACTGGCGCGGCATCTGCTCGATCGTGCGGTCCTTGAGCACCTTGTTGACGTACGACTGGAGCGCCTCGCCGCGCAACATGCCGCGCGAGCGGAACGGCATCGTCCAGTCGCTGATCGAGGCCTCGTCCATCGTCGATGCCAGACGGTTCAGCTGAAAGCCGTTCAGGCCCGAGGCGTACATCGCCCCCACGACGCTCCCGGCACTGGTGCCGACCACGATATCGGCATGAATCCCGCGGGCTTCGAGTGCCTTGATGACACCGACGTGTGCGAAGCCGCGTGCGGCCCCGCCACCGAGCGCCAGACCGATCTTGAGCGGACGGATGACCTTGGGCGGGGTCATGGGCGTGACGGGTATCGTCGGCGTCTGAGCGACCGGCGGGACCGTCGTGGTCGGCGCCGGGGAGGACGTGTCTTGCGAAACGGTCGGCGGTGCGCTGGCACACCCGGCAATCAGGGCGGCCACGGCGAGCGCGGCGAAGGAGGTGCGCGCGGTTCGTGCGGGACTTGGCCTGCGTGAGCCACTGATCTGGCGGGCAGACGCGGGGGCGGGCACGGACACAACGGGGGCATCGGCGGCTGCGGACTTCGCAGCGCGACGCAAAATAGAGATCGACGACAACAAGGGGAAACTCCGGCAGGGCAGGACAGACGCGCACGGCACCTTGAATCGTTGTGATGGGGCGGCCGGTGCGTCGACGCGCAATTTTACGGCGATTGGAGCGTCGAGGACACCGATCGGTTCACTTTTCGAGGGTGTCATCAATGGAAGGTGACCTGATGCGGAACCTTTGACGAAGTGCTCCGTCCTATCTGCCGTTACCTGCGTGGTTCCGCGCCACCTCTCGTCGCCGTTCGGCATCTCTCCTCTCCCCGCGATTTTCCCGTCCCCGATAGTGAATATGTGAATCAATGCGAATGGGAATCGTTTGCGTTGGTAAGGATTTTTCATTATCCTGTTCCTCTCTGTAAAACCATGACTGCGAGGGGAATAGCCCATGAAGGCGAAGACGATCGGCAAACTGGCGCGACTGACGGTGCTCGGCACCGCAATGTCCGCAGCATTCGGCGCGCAAGCGGACACTCATGGCGTGCTGAATCTGTACTCGGCACGTCACTACCAGACCGACGAGCAGCTTTATGGCACGTTCACCAAGCAGACCGGCATCAAGATCAATCGCATCGAGGCAGACGACGCAGCGCTGCTGGAGCGTCTGAAGAACGAAGGGGCGAAGAGCCCGGCAGACGTCATCCTCATGGTCGACGCGGCGCGTCTGGCGAAAGCGGACGAAGCCGGTCTGTTCCAGCCGACCAAGTCGGCCACGCTCGACGCGCGTATTCCGGCCAAGCTGCACGCTGCGAGTTCGAAGGCGGGCACGGATTGGTACGGCTTCTCCACGCGTGCGCGCGTTATCGTCTACAACAAGGACAAGGTCGATCCGAAGACGGTGCAGACGTACGCGTCGCTGGTCGATCCGTCGCACAAGGGGCAGGTCTGCACGCGCTCGGGATCGCACCCGTACATGCTCTCGCTGGTGGGCGCGCTGGTCGCACGTGAAGGTGCGCAGGCGACCCAGAAGTGGGCGGAAGGCATGGTGGCAAACTTCGCTCGTGCGCCGCGCGGTGGCGACACCGATCAGATCAAGGCCGTGGCGACGGGCGAGTGCGGCGTAGCGCTTGCCAACTCCTATTACTACGTGCGCATGGCGCGCTCGGATAAGCCGGAAGACAAGGCGCTCATGTCGAAGGTCGGTTTCATCTGGCCGGATCAGGCGGGCAAGGGCACGCATGTGAACGTGGCGGGGGCGGGCATTGCCAAGCACGCGCCGAACCACGCGAATGCCGTCAAGTTCCTCGAATATCTGGCGAGCGACGAAGCGCAGCAATACTTCGCCAACGGCAACAACGAGTGGCCGGCCGTGCCGACGACGAAGGTCGACAACGCGGCGCTCGCCGCCCTCGGCGAGTTCAAGGCGGAAGACGTGCCCATCGGCACGATCGCCAAAAATCTGCCGGAAGCCCAGCGCATTCTCGATCGTGCGGGCTACAAGTGATGCGGTGATGGGAAGGGCGTCGTGAGGTCATGACGTCCTGAAAAAACGGGCGCCGGAGAGAGTCCGGCGCCCGTTTTCGTTTGAGGCGTTGCTCGCTCATGACGTCGATCGTGCGATGCCCGACGACGCCATGCCAGTTCACTCTTCCAGCAGATCGCCTTCTTCGCCCGGCTGGTACATGTGGTAATCGCCCGTGGCGTAGACACCCTTGTAGGCCGTCGACGATGCGGCTTCGGCATCCTCGTCGTCATCGGTCTCGATGGGGTGCGTCTCGGCAATACGAAGCGATTCGCGCACCTGCGGCGGTTCGCATTCGGCGATCAGACGCAGCGCCTCGGCTTCGTCGTCCGCCACGACGTCGTAAGTGGTCACGAACTCCGGGGCGGGGCCATCCGGATCTTCGTCTTCCAGCGGCTCGTACCATTGGCCTTCCACGATCAGATGCATCGCGCGGGCGGTGTCCGACTGTTCATTGCGGGCGGCGCGCAGGGCCCACAGGGCGGCATCGCTCCATTTGTAGCGTTGCACGGCTTCCAGGGCGGTCGCGAGTGCCTTGTCGCGATCGCCCGATTGCTTGTAGGCGTGCGAAAGCTCGGCCAGTACGTCGGCCATCGAGACGTTGCTGCCTTCTTCGTCGTGTTCCTGCGTGCGCAGCGCTTCGTAAGTGGCGATGGCCGCCTTCGGTTCGCCCTGTGCGTTGAGCAGGTGCATGCGCAGTGCGATGGCGTTCTCGATGAAGGCGCGTCCAGTCTGGGCGAGATGCGGGCTTTCGAGCGTGCGGTCGAGGCGTGTTTGTGCGGCTGCGAAATCGCCCTGGCGGGTGAGGGCGTTGGCGTGATTGAAGTCGACGATGACGAGGTCCTCATCCGGCGCGCAATTGCCTGCGGCCTCGTAGGCTTCGATGGCGGCGGGGAAGCGTCCGAGATCGGAGCGATAGTTGCCGAGCAACTGCCAGAGCAGCCAGACGCCGGGTGCGTGGGCGACACCGGCTTCGAGGACCGTCACTGCCTGTTCCATTTCGTCCATGTCGGCGTAGGCCATTGCCTGCACCTCATAGGCGCCCGAGTACTGCATCGACTCAAGCCGTTTGCCGATCTCCAGGGCCGTTTCGGGATCTCCGGCTTCCAGGTGGGCGAAGGCTTCCGCCATCAATTCGTCTTTCTCGGACATTCCAATTTCTCCTTCGGGAACCGCTTTGGGGGAAGGCGTACCGGCGGCAAGCGCACGGTATCGTCCCATCATATAACAGGCATCGTGACAGCCAGCATCGTCGCAGCGCGATGTAATGCGTGGGCGGCACGGCGGGGTGGTCGGGGGCAGGGGGGGCACGCGCCGCAGCGGTGCAATGAAAAAGCCGCGACGGCGTGTCGCGGCTTTTTTCGTGATGCGCTGGCGTGGGATCGTAACGATCAGCCGCCGCGGCGCATCAGGTCGAAGAACTCGGCGTTGTTCTTCGTCTGCTTGATCTTGCCAAGCAGGAATTCCATGGCTTCGGCTTCGTCCATATCGTAGATGAGCTTGCGCAGCACCCAGATCTTTTGCAGGATTTCCGGCTTGATCAGCAGCTCTTCGCGACGCGTACCCGACTTGTTCAGGTTGATCGACGGATAGACACGCTTTTCCGCCAGGCGACGCTCAAGGTGCACTTCCATGTTGCCGGTGCCCTTGAATTCTTCGTAGATCACGTCGTCCATGCGGCTGCCGGTTTCGATCAGCGCCGTGGCGATGATCGTGAGCGAGCCACCTTCTTCGACGTTACGCGCAGCACCGAAGAAGCGCTTCGGGCGTTGCAGCGCGTTGGCGTCCACACCGCCGGTCAGCACCTTGCCCGATGCCGGGATCACGGTGTTGTAGGCGCGGGCCAGACGCGTGATCGAGTCCAGCAGAATCACCACGTCTTCTTTCATTTCGATCAGGCGCTTGGCCTTCTCGATGACCATTTCCGCAACCTGAACGTGACGCGTGGCCGGTTCGTCGAACGTCGACGCGATCACTTCGCCGCGCACCGAACGCTGCATTTCCGTCACTTCTTCCGGGCGCTCGTCGATGAGCAGCACGAAGAGCTTGGCTTCCGGATGGTTGGCCGTGATCGCGTGGGCGATGTGCTGGAGCATCACGGTCTTACCGGACTTCGGCGAAGCGACCAGCAGACCGCGCTGGCCCTTGCCGATCGGGGCGATCATGTCGATGATGCGGCCCGTCACGTTCTCTTCGCCGCGAATGTCGCGCTCGAGCAGCAGCGGCTTGTTCGGGTGCAGCGGCGTGAGGTTCTCGAACATGATCTTATGTTTCGAGGCCTCGGGCGGGTGGCCGTTGACTTTGTCGACCTTCACCAGCGCGAAATAACGTTCGCCGTCTTTCGGCGTACGCACTTCCCCTTCGATCGTGTCGCCGGTATGCAGGTTGAAGCGGCGGATCTGCGACGGGCTGATATAGATGTCGTCCGTGCTGGCCAGATACGACGTCTCGGGCGAGCGCAGGAAACCGAAGCCGTCCGGCAGCACTTCGAGCGTACCGTCGCCAAAGATGGTTTCGCCGGACTTTGCGCGCTTCTTAAGAATGGCGAACATCAGCTCCTGCTTGCGAAGGCGGTTGGCGTTCTCGATTTCGAGACCGTTCGCCATTTCTAGCAGCTCGGAGACGTGCTGGGACTTTAGTTCGGATAAATGCATACGGAGGTGCCGTCCGCTGGACGACAAGTGGATGATCAGGGAAAAGTGAGCGAACGCTCGAAGAACTTTGGGGTGCTTTTGGGCGGATTATATAGCAAGCAGCGTCAGGCGCAAGCACTGTGCCGCTTGGCCCGTGCCGGGGTGTCGTACTGCGGCGACAAAGGCCCCGGCACTTGCCGTCGACGTTTTACAGATTGCCGTCGAGGAACGAGGTCAGTTGCGACTTCGACAGGGCGCCGACCTTTTGGGCGGCGACAGCGCCGTTCTTGAACAGAATCAGCGTCGGGATGCCGCGAATGCCGAACTTGGCCGGCACGCCCTGGTGCTCGTCCACGTTGATCTTGGCGATCTGCACCTTGTCGCCGTATTCCTTCGACACTTCGTCGAGGATCGGGGCGATCATCTTGCAGGGGCCGCACCATTCTGCCCAGAAGTCGAGCAGCACCGGCTTGTCGGATTTCAAAACGTCCGCGTCGAAGCTGGCGTCGGTGATGTGCTTGATAGTTTCGCTCATGAGAATTGTTGCCTCGTCTGACTATTCGGAAACGTCCGATGAAAATGGCGCCATACGCCGCTTGTTTTCACCGACGCTGGAGATGTCACCCAGCTTTCGCGGGCGTGCATTCTCCATATGGAGGCTGCAATCGCGGGCTTCAATAGCGTTCGCCAATGCAGTTTGTGCTCATCTTAGCGGAAATTGCCAACGCTTGCGCGCGCTGCTCCCACGCGCGGCGACGCGCCCGCGAGCGCTTGCCGTCCCACTTTCTTGCGCGTCGGGCTTCTGTTGACGCGTCGACTCTGATAGAATCTCTCCCTGACGGGCCTCCTCGCATGGTGGCGCGGCCAATCTGGTCAGGTCGGGAACGAAGCAGCCACAGCCGTTTTCTACCAGTGCCGAGGGTCAGGCTCGTCACCTACCTCCTTGTTTTATCGATGTTCCTCGCGCGTTCTGCGCACTCACGATTTCCCTTGAAGCCTCGTCGCGTTGCCTCATTGTCGATGGACGGGATACGTTCGTCGTCGGCTTTGCCATATCGGTTGTGATGACGACGCTCGTCGTGTCCCGCGTCTCGCGTGGTCTCGACGGGCTTGGTAGAATCGCCCAACATTTTTTTCTATCGCACCGATAGCCTGTCGAATCTGGCAGGAAAATCGGCCCGAACGACGTCCGATCGGGCGTTGACATCGGTGCGGAAGCCCAACGCCGAACTGTTACAATTTGGCATGACCTATCAAGTACTCGCGCGCAAATGGCGCCCCAAAGGCTTCTCGACCCTGGTGGGCCAGGAGCATGTCGTGCGTGCGTTGACGCACGCGCTCGAGCAACAGCGCCTGCACCACGCCTATCTGTTTACCGGCACGCGCGGCGTCGGCAAGACGACGCTTTCGCGCATTCTGGCCAAGGCGCTCAATTGCGAGACGGGGATCACGGCGGAACCTTGCGGCGTCTGTAAGGCGTGCAAGGCCATCGACGAAGGGCGCTTCGTCGATTACGTCGAAATGGACGCGGCCTCGAACCGTGGCGTCGACGAAATGACGTCGCTGCTCGAAAAGGCGGTCTACGCACCGGCGGACGCGCGCTTTAAGGTCTACATGATCGACGAAGTGCACATGCTCACCGGGCACGCCTTCAACGCGATGCTCAAAACGCTCGAAGAGCCGCCCGCGCACGTCAAATTCATTCTCGCGACGACCGATCCGCAGAAGATTCCGGTCACCGTGCTGTCCCGCTGTCTGCAATTCAATCTGAAGCAGATGCCGGCAGGCCATATCGTGTCGCACCTCACGAACATCCTCGGCGAAGAAGGGATCGAGAACGAACCTCAGGCATTGCGCCTGCTCGCCAAGGCGGCGGGCGGCAGCATGCGCGACGCGTTGTCGCTCACCGATCAGGCCATCGCCTACGCTGCCGGACCGCTCACCGAGACGGCCGTGCGCGGCATGCTCGGCGCAATCGATCAGAGCGTGCTGGTGCGTTTGCTCGACGCGCTCAAAGACGAGTCGCGTACCGATCTGCTTGCGATTGCCGACGAAATGGCCGAGCGCAGTTTCTCGTTCGCGTCAGGGCTGCAGGATCTCGGCAGCCTGCTCCACAAGATCGCATTGGCGCAATATGCGCCGCAGGCCGTGTCCGACGACTGGCCCGAAGCGGCAGACGTGCGACGTCTGGCCGAAGCGCTGTCGCCCGAGGCGGTTCAGCTCTATTACCAGATCGCCACGCGTGCGCGAGGCGAACTCGGTCTGGCGCCCGATGAATACACCGGTTTCTCGATGGCGCTGTTGCGCATGGCGGCGTTCACGCCGCTGCTCGCGGGCGGCACGCTCGCCGAGCCGCCGACGCCACAGGCCGCAGGCGCGGCGCGGGCGATGCCTGCCACCGCGTCGGCCGCGCCAGCCCCTTCGCGTGCCCCGATGGGGGGCGAGCCGGCACCGCGCGCATCGGCCGCGCCGTCCGCACCTGCTGCCGGATCGGCGGCACCGGCAGCACAGCCGGAAGCGCGCCGCGCACCGGCCGCACGCAGCAGTGCACCGACCGACGGTGCGCCGATGTCGCCTGCCCGTGCCGCACTCGCTGCGCTGAACGCGGGACGTAAGGGTACGGCAGGGCGCACCGGCGGTGCGACCAACGCCAATCGCGCTGGTACGGCGAGGGCGTCGGACGAAGCCCCGGCCGGTGCCGATCCGGAGCCCGAGCCTGCGGCATCTGCGGGGGCGT
The Pandoraea oxalativorans genome window above contains:
- a CDS encoding ABC transporter ATP-binding protein; this translates as MNAPLLSIENLSVRFGDTEAVKDVSLAIERGERVALVGESGSGKSVTALAILRLLQDAQIQGRILLDGVDLASVSEREMRGLRGNDVAMIFQEPMTALNPLYPVGEQIAEALELHEGLSKKDARSRAIELLRRTGIPEPERRVSHFPHELSGGQRQRAMIAMALACRPKLLLADEPTTALDVTIRAQIIELLLELQRDAAEKRGMAVLLITHDLNLVRRFAQRVAVMEKGVLVECADTETLFTNPQHPYTRKLIDSRPQREIHPVLPIAPVLLEGRGVTVDYATAQPGVRGWFRRGRFRAVHPVDLSLRQGETLGVVGESGSGKTTLAMAMLGLQHTSAGQIEFQGEPLASYRGTKQRTLRSRMQIVFQDPFGSLSPRMTIEEIVGEGLALHRPQMSEDERRAKVAETLREVGIDARAMSRYPHEFSGGQRQRIAIARALIVDPQILVLDEPTSALDVSIQQQVLHLLAQLQIKYNLSYLFISHDLAVMRAMAHRVLVFKDGHLVEQGDTESVFFDPQNAYTRELVAAAML
- a CDS encoding C40 family peptidase, whose product is MQTKPPRTRKTLLLAFTAAGLVTASLTAKADDYNNGPTAAARAAAAAIQASNASPNTANVTTVPTDAAQPVVEESRVQRAQKLLSNVTDKASDVVLGALNYIGVRYKYGGNTPDSGLDCSGFVRYVFQDTLNFMLPRRSEEMSQVGERIAKTDLKPGDLVFFNTMRRSFSHVGIYIGGDKFVHAPATGGKIRVEDLRESYWSARYNGARRVETLKASAELTRVEQLFKNDHPM
- the trxA gene encoding thioredoxin TrxA, whose translation is MSETIKHITDASFDADVLKSDKPVLLDFWAEWCGPCKMIAPILDEVSKEYGDKVQIAKINVDEHQGVPAKFGIRGIPTLILFKNGAVAAQKVGALSKSQLTSFLDGNL
- a CDS encoding patatin-like phospholipase family protein is translated as MAALIAGCASAPPTVSQDTSSPAPTTTVPPVAQTPTIPVTPMTPPKVIRPLKIGLALGGGAARGFAHVGVIKALEARGIHADIVVGTSAGSVVGAMYASGLNGFQLNRLASTMDEASISDWTMPFRSRGMLRGEALQSYVNKVLKDRTIEQMPRQLGIVATDLQSGAPILFRRGNTGQAVRASSSVPGVFEPVHIGNRDYVDGGLVAPVPAEYARQMGADFVIAVDISANPTAQATQGQFDILTQTFTIMGQSTKQYELEKNADVVIRPSLAKMAASDFQGRNRAILAGEEAVARMWPEIQRKLADAQSEAPKGMPQALR
- the rho gene encoding transcription termination factor Rho encodes the protein MHLSELKSQHVSELLEMANGLEIENANRLRKQELMFAILKKRAKSGETIFGDGTLEVLPDGFGFLRSPETSYLASTDDIYISPSQIRRFNLHTGDTIEGEVRTPKDGERYFALVKVDKVNGHPPEASKHKIMFENLTPLHPNKPLLLERDIRGEENVTGRIIDMIAPIGKGQRGLLVASPKSGKTVMLQHIAHAITANHPEAKLFVLLIDERPEEVTEMQRSVRGEVIASTFDEPATRHVQVAEMVIEKAKRLIEMKEDVVILLDSITRLARAYNTVIPASGKVLTGGVDANALQRPKRFFGAARNVEEGGSLTIIATALIETGSRMDDVIYEEFKGTGNMEVHLERRLAEKRVYPSINLNKSGTRREELLIKPEILQKIWVLRKLIYDMDEAEAMEFLLGKIKQTKNNAEFFDLMRRGG
- the dnaX gene encoding DNA polymerase III subunit gamma/tau → MTYQVLARKWRPKGFSTLVGQEHVVRALTHALEQQRLHHAYLFTGTRGVGKTTLSRILAKALNCETGITAEPCGVCKACKAIDEGRFVDYVEMDAASNRGVDEMTSLLEKAVYAPADARFKVYMIDEVHMLTGHAFNAMLKTLEEPPAHVKFILATTDPQKIPVTVLSRCLQFNLKQMPAGHIVSHLTNILGEEGIENEPQALRLLAKAAGGSMRDALSLTDQAIAYAAGPLTETAVRGMLGAIDQSVLVRLLDALKDESRTDLLAIADEMAERSFSFASGLQDLGSLLHKIALAQYAPQAVSDDWPEAADVRRLAEALSPEAVQLYYQIATRARGELGLAPDEYTGFSMALLRMAAFTPLLAGGTLAEPPTPQAAGAARAMPATASAAPAPSRAPMGGEPAPRASAAPSAPAAGSAAPAAQPEARRAPAARSSAPTDGAPMSPARAALAALNAGRKGTAGRTGGATNANRAGTARASDEAPAGADPEPEPAASAGASAAAPTPAAAPRACVYREADGVAPVFKGEWPALAAEIPARGLAQQLAFQSELTEVAGRALHLRVPLRQLADAATTDKLRQVLSEHFGGDVQLHVELGQVGTTAASLAAQAAAARQRAAEQAIADDPLMRELIEEFDAQILPGSIRPVQ
- a CDS encoding Fe(3+) ABC transporter substrate-binding protein; translation: MKAKTIGKLARLTVLGTAMSAAFGAQADTHGVLNLYSARHYQTDEQLYGTFTKQTGIKINRIEADDAALLERLKNEGAKSPADVILMVDAARLAKADEAGLFQPTKSATLDARIPAKLHAASSKAGTDWYGFSTRARVIVYNKDKVDPKTVQTYASLVDPSHKGQVCTRSGSHPYMLSLVGALVAREGAQATQKWAEGMVANFARAPRGGDTDQIKAVATGECGVALANSYYYVRMARSDKPEDKALMSKVGFIWPDQAGKGTHVNVAGAGIAKHAPNHANAVKFLEYLASDEAQQYFANGNNEWPAVPTTKVDNAALAALGEFKAEDVPIGTIAKNLPEAQRILDRAGYK